The Daucus carota subsp. sativus chromosome 7, DH1 v3.0, whole genome shotgun sequence genome window below encodes:
- the LOC108195336 gene encoding pectinesterase inhibitor 3 has product MELKLIFISFALISLRYANAVCVPRDNAASHPNPHAPPNLRPVSVNAVAESDPAPAPMTPAQSGVVDAVLGPQPQANGNENPEVKRICDATDYPDVCQAVFNRYTGPTDFVSLLNIAIGAGLDVARAATGTADNMSTQQGAPTDHASVYSDCKDSYDSASIDFQNALDALPVKDVGTLNTMLSAAITDASDCQDSLEGMDSPLNLFSEKLRKMASNCLAMVTHMQQPGPA; this is encoded by the coding sequence ATGGAGTTGAAGCTCATTTTCATCTCCTTCGCCCTCATTTCCTTGCGTTACGCCAATGCGGTCTGCGTGCCGCGGGACAACGCAGCCTCGCATCCCAACCCCCACGCCCCTCCAAATTTAAGGCCAGTGTCTGTGAATGCAGTAGCAGAGTCTGATCCAGCTCCAGCCCCCATGACTCCCGCGCAATCAGGCGTCGTCGATGCTGTGCTTGGTCCACAGCCACAGGCCAATGGTAACGAAAATCCAGAGGTCAAGAGAATTTGCGATGCCACGGATTATCCTGATGTCTGTCAGGCTGTATTTAATCGATACACTGGCCCAACAGACTTTGTTTCTCTACTTAATATAGCAATAGGCGCGGGTTTGGATGTCGCGAGAGCAGCCACAGGGACAGCGGACAATATGTCTACTCAGCAAGGGGCGCCAACAGATCATGCCTCGGTGTATTCAGATTGTAAAGATAGTTATGATAGCGCCTCGATTGATTTCCAAAATGCACTCGACGCACTTCCTGTGAAAGATGTGGGGACCTTGAATACGATGCTGAGTGCTGCTATAACGGATGCCAGTGATTGTCAAGACTCACTGGAAGGAATGGACAGCCCGTTGAATCTTTTCTCGGAGAAGTTGAGGAAGATGGCTAGCAACTGCCTTGCCATGGTTACGCATATGCAGCAGCCCGGGCCTGCATAA